The genomic interval GAGTTGCTGCTCGTTGTCGTTGCACAGATCACATGCGGTTTTCGAGCCATTTTGACCTTTTCACCCGCGTATCCTGTGGGTTACATCGTGCTCACGACTCACGAGTCGCTTGCCAAACCGAAGCGAAACGCGGCATGCCTCCTTCCCCTCGGCTCTGCTCGTCTCGTCGATTCCCCGCAACGAGCCaaagaacaaattaattaaaggaGTCGAATAAAAATGGCAGCTTCCCAATCGCGGGCCGTTTCCTCTCCACCTCCGCACCCATTTCCGCGTGCCGGGGTGCGTAAGTCAACGAAACCGAGCGCCCTCCCTCCGACCGCTCCCACCCacctctgctgctgctcctcctacCCCGGCCGGAGAATCCCCTGAATCCGGCGCGGATCCCGCAGCCATGTTCGGCGACTCCGACGGATCCAAGGAGGCCAACCCCGGGGCGCCGGCCTCCGGCGCCGACCCGCCCTTCCCCAACCGCGAGCTCACCCTCAGCAGCTACCTCTGCGAGAAGCCGAcgctcgcctccgccggcgcagGTGCCGGTGCGGGCCCATCCTCGCCGCCTAACCCTgctcccgccaccgccgccgccgccgccggcgacgatgccAAGCACTGCGTCGAGCGCGACTTCCTCCACCTCTCCGCCCCCAAGCGCGGGGATCCACCCGGCGACGACTCCTCCGTCGTCGGTGGTAAGAAGCCTCGCCTCGACTCCCTCCAGCTCTCGCTGTCCCTTAACTCCGACGGCCCCGCTCCGCCGTCGGCGCAGCCGCAGGCGCCGCTCGCCTCGCTCCTCCAGCCCGTCCCTGCGACCGATGGGGATCTACGGgcagcggccgccgctgctccggcggcCCCGAGGAGGACCTacagcgcgacgacggcgcgcacCCATAGCATCAACTCGGACGACATGTCGTACTCCTACTCGATCTTCTCGCACAACCCTAGCTGCTCCCTCACGCACAACTCCACCGACATCTACGCCGCGGGTGAAGGCACCAACGGCTCCGTACACAGCCGATTCAATTTTCGCCCCATGGGGGACGGCAGCGTCGCCttcgccacgccgccgctgaAGGAAGGCACCTCGTCGTTCTTCCCCACAGAGCTCCCTGCGAGGATggcagccgccgcggcggcggccagcgcaGGTGGCAGCTTCGACGGTGGTCGCGGTGGGCTTCATGCGTCGCGCCCTGACAAGATCCTGCGAGATATTGTGTCGGACTCTGTGGCAGCTATGGCGCATGTGCTTCAGGATTTCCCCAGCGAACGGCTGGAGTTGCTGCGGGAGGCAGTGCGGAGTATGATTGACTCTCCGGAGAAGAGGGACGAGCTAGCAAGCCTTCAGCGGAAGCTAGAGCGCCGGTCAGACCTGACCACTGAGACACTGGGGCGGGCGAACAGGACACAGCTTGAGATCCTGGTGGCCATCAAGACTGGAATCGCCACGTTTGTCACCGGTAAGGGCAGGGTGCCAAGCAGCGAGCTTGTAGAAATGTTCCTCTTGACACGGTGCCGCAACCTGAACTGTAAGAGCATGCTGCCAGTGGATGACTGCGATTGCAAAATTTGCTCTGCCAAGAAAGGGTTCTGCAGCGCATGCACATGTTCAGTATGCTACAAATTTGACTGTGCTGCAAATACCTGCACCTGGGTTGGGTGTGATGTCTGTGGACACTGGTGTCATGTTGCATGTGCGCTGGAGAGGAATTTGATCAGGCCAGGGCCAACACTGAAAGGAACGATTGGGACGACTGAGATGCAGTTCCAATGCCTTGCTTGCAGCCATTCTTCTGAAATGTTTGGATTTGTCAAGGAGGTGTTCAATTGCTGTGCAGAGAACTGGAATGCTGAGACTCTGATGAAAGAACTGGATTTTGTTAGGAAGATCTTTGCTGCTTGTGAGGATTTTGAGGGCAAGGGGCTTCATGCCAAGGCTGAAGAAGTCCTCAGCTTGCTtgcaaagaaaattatttctccTTTGGATGCAACAAACAGTATCTTACAATTCTTTAAATGTGAGTTCTTGTCACTCCTTTGCATTATATCATTGTATCATGTCATATTTATCCTATTCTCATATAGGATCTTCATATACATAATTTGCGAgatctataattttgataGCTTATATTTAATTGGATGGTGAGAATAAATTTCATGCTAGTCTATTTGATGTTTGGCATTATGAACTGCCTGGGTACTCGGCTAGTTTTCTTTAGTTATTTCCTTCTATGTGCCTGTTCTGCCAGTTATGTTCATTGTTTGATATTCAGCTTTTTTTCTACTTGTCTTGTTATCCACTCCCCTATGCTCAAGACATTTGACTCCACATTTTCTTAAATCTCTCAATTTGCTGACCAAATGGCCTACATTTTTATGCCACCTATACTGACGAGTGAGAAGTTTGATTGTATAGAAAGTTGTTTATCTTATTGCGTACTGAAATTACCTCCATTTATTGTCATACTGTTATGGAATGGGTTGGATATGGTCTTGAGGATCCATGGTAGCACATGTCTGGGAACTCATACCTTAGTGTGTTTTGGCCGCCCTTCCAAAATGAACTGGGCTAACAAGGATTGGGCCAGGGTCCTTACCAAATGTTAGCTCCCAAACAAGGTTTTagtaaataagataaattttggtgCTGTGAAACAGATTGCTAAAGTAACTTATATCTTAATTAGACCGATCATGATTTGTGCCTTTGGTGCTTGCAGTGCAAGgccatttatttatataagcTGCCTTTGTTGCCATATGCATTGTTGCTGCACATCTGCAGCCCACCATATAAAGAGTCTACAACACATATGCAGTTTGTTCATTCAGACTAATTGCATTGCATGTCATCATGCCCGCTAATGTTGTTTAAAAGTATTCCCTAGACACATCAGACACTGAGACACTTCTGTTTGCAGTAGACCTGTATCAGTGGCATACTGGATTGATTGTTATAACAACATTTGACATGATTTAAGAAGCAAACTTCACAATCTGTTGAAAGTAAAGCTGAAATACCCTAGGGTTCATCAAATAAGATGATTCAATTCATCTAATTTCTCCATGCATAAAAATGCTAACATATTTCAATATTTGAAATAGAACTGGTTGAACTGCATTTAGTATAGTGCTATGCGATTTACTTCTAGATCAAGCTAACGTTTTGCTTCCACAGATGGAGTTACAGATTATTCTGTTACGGGTAGCAAGTCCAAAGGTATACTGGCAGCTCAGACAAGTCAATCTACGGATGTGCGGTCTCTTCAAACTCCAACGATCACTCCACCGAAATCCTCATTCAACTTCAAGACCACCACTTCCATTCTTGACAGCGATGCACTTAAGCCCAGCCCAAAGCCACTTTCTATTGAACCCCATTTCAGCACTGCTTCTAAGGAGGATGACTCTAGCCTTGAAACCATCGTGAAGTGCAAGGAAGCTGAAGCAAAACTCTTCCAAAAGCTGGCTGATGAAGCCAGGAAGGAAGTAGACAGCTACCGCCAGATTGTCCGCTCCAGAACTCAGAAGCTGGAGGAGGAGTATGCTGCAAAGCTAGCAAAACTATGTTTTCAAGAGgcagaggagaagaggaggaagaagctcGAGGAGCTCAAGATGTTGGAGAATTCGCACTACGACTACCTCAAGATGAAAATGCGGATGCAGACTGACATCCAGGGCTTGCTCGAGCGGATGGAAGCCACAAAGAAGATGTGGGTATAGGCTTTCCAAAGTCATCTGCCGCTGCTGAATGTCTCTGAAAATCAGTTGTACGCCATTAGGATGTTCTCCGAGGAGTTGTATTCATCCTGTGATTTGTGTTACCAGTTAAAAGCTGTTATAAGCGGAGGCGGCCTAACCTCGTGCTGGCAGATACTGTAACATAACTAGACACCATCTCAGTTAATTGCTTTCAGTTTGCAAACATCTGGTGTGTCACTGCAAGTAtatccccctctctctctagtATGCGGACTGAAGTTGTTGGGTCATGCCATTTACATTCTGCTGCATGATACCATATACAGATAGCCTAGGTCCCAATGAGACTTTTCAACGTAGTGCAGTTCGTCCTGTCTGGTATGATTTCCTGGGTCCCAATGAGACTTTTCAACGTAGTGCAGTTCGTCCTGTCTGGTATGATTTCCTGGGTCCCAATGAGACTTTTCAACGTAGCTTATGCTTCTAGTGCTTTTAACTCCAGGACAGTGGACATGAGGcaggcggggggggggggggggggggggggggggggcaaacaaaaaaatcagacaGGGAACCTTATCAGTTTGCCTCTAGTGGGAATCCCTCGTAGCCTAGATTTGCCTGCTGGGTTGTGTTGCTCTCTCTTCGGTTTGATCGTATCCGCTGTGGGGGGCCACGTTGCCCATGCCTGCAACTTGCACCTCCACTCCTGTTAGGGCATCATTGCCCTCCTGACACCGACGTCCCCGACCTCGACCGGCCGACCTCTccccgctcgccggcgccggccggcggcgccaccgacAGGTAGCATCGGCGGCGGAGTCAGTCACCAAAACGAAGTAAGATTTAACAATGGAGAAAAGAATGTAAGATGCATGGGCAGGGTACAAGCACAATTCATATTAGGAGCGTAAGATAGCTCTAGGAGGCTAGCTgtacaaaaaaaacaatacttTGCACGCATGCATGAAAACAATACGAATCCAGCAGCAGTAGCCGGGTTGATgtcaagcagcagcaggaggaggagcgagGGCATAGGCAAGCGATCTAACTCAAACGGAAGAGATGATCAGGGAGCAACCTGAGAGATGTTACACCAGGCTAACTGATGAGACAGCAGCTAGAGTCTAAGTGTGAGGTCgggctcgtcgtcggcggcctgCACGACGACGCTGCCGCCGAGGTTGTAGGAGCCGGAGTTGACGGCCGagctggcggcggctgggGTGGTGGCCGGGATGGTGGCGCTGGTGGGTGGAGGCCTGAAGCTGCCGGGCCACCCGAAGCTGGCCTCCTCGTCGCCTGCATGGACGACGAACGGCATTGGGCCGAGAAGCGCGCGCGCCGACGGCCTCAGCTGGTCGGGgcgccccgccggcgccggcggcaccgCGACGCCCGGGTGGTGCACCGACGCGTGCGCCTGGATGCCGATGGGGTACAGGCCGGCGCCGTACAGCGGCAGCGAGGCCACGTCGGCGTAGCCGTAGGGGAACGCGTCGAGCCGCACCGCGCGCCGGGCCAGCGTGCGCTCCCGCCGGTGCGCGTTCTGGTGGCCGCCCAGCGCCTGCGAGCTGAAGAACTTCCTCTGGCAGTAGTTGCACGTGAACACCCGGGCAGGCTcgcgcgccgctgccgccggcggccccgTCCCGCCGCTGTCCGTGGTGCTCGACTCGGTCGCGGAGGCcgcccctgctgctgctgcggcggcgacggtgagcgACAGGTCGAGGCTGAGCTTGCCGGAGGAGTCGCACGGCTCGTTGTTGGACGCCGCCTGGCTGCTGATCTCGGACACCTCCTCGCCTGCCGGTTCTTGGCACGCCGCTTTGCTGCTGCTCTTCATGCCTGAACGATCGCAAGAACACCAACCACTCTCACCACTCAGGTTTCTGCCTCAGCTGCATCCAGAATCAGACAGAACAACTCAGCTCTCAGCTCAAGCAAACAAACATTATGTAGGAGTATGTGAGATGTGAGTGGCAAGATGCTCTGAAATCAAGATTATTCTCTGAACAAGACAGGGCAATGTCTGTAGTAGTCTCATCTGCACTCATTGACTGTATCACCAATATAGCGGATATATGTCACAGCTGAGTGGAGAAGAATAGAATAACATGCAGTATTCTTCTTGTCAGTGTGGTGGTGATCATGAGTTCATGACAAACTGAATAACTAGAGATGGACAGTGTCTGCAGTTAGACAGTTTGTAGATAAGACCATGGAGCCCTGAACTGAGAGCAAGTTACTAACTCCAATTCATCtgtagtcaatctaatagctaatttatataatagttagctataatACATATTATCACATGTTATGCGCTGCAGCTGGCtgcaaattagtagctcacttctctcttctctcttatctctttaaaatatgtttatagttggcttatagtttCCTATTGTACATGCTCTGATACTTCTTGGCTGAAATTAGACGAATGTCTCTTTGTTTATCCAAATTAATATGTAGACTGTCCATTGAGCACGACACATGAATGCTAATTAAAGATAATAGTGTTAAAGAAAACACCTGAAAATATTGAGCTGAAGAGTAGGTATGACAAACGTGCCGGGCAGAATGTGGAGTGCAAAGAAGTGAAAAGTGGCATCTTGGGCCTTTGGTGTGCAGTATGCTAGTTTTGATACCAAACTTAAGGATAAACATATCAAAAGCATGCTCTCTTTTCTGGGTTTGAGAATCTCTAAAACGGAACCTTATCTAATAGAAAAGGCCAAGAATAGCACATTCAGTAGTTGTCAGAAAAGATGGAAGCTCTGGTGTTGCTCATTTACAGGCCCCTTTCAATAGCACATTCAGAAGTATATCATTGTGTTCTCTAGAGATCTAAACCATCGGCTGAGAACAGTAAATGCTGAAAACTAAGCAGAATTCAggaataataaatattattgagAAACCTAATAAAGAGAACTTCCaacatatttttcacataaaacaGGCGTCATCTTGACATAATCATTACACTATTAAATAGGTTAAAACATCGTTAACACTTCAGGATGGAGAAGTGCAGTTATGCCACTCAATAACAACTGATTTTCTTAATTGCTTGAACCAGAGAGCTTGCTAATTGTAAGaaatatacataattaaaCATAACAAAGATCACCGAACTTATGAGCTACTGCATCTCGTCAGAAACAGGATGTAGCTTAGACTTACTACCAACAGGAAAACATTATTATTAAGCGCAGAAACCAAAGCATCAACAGGTTTCATATGAAACTTCACCACCGCATCGTTtaacataaaagaaacaattcCTGACTTGAATAGATGATCAAAGCTACATATTCAAAAGATCTTAACTGGACTAACAAGACCCCAAAGAATGAAACTAAGGAGACCTCAAACTCTGCTCAAGTTCCATCTAGCCCAACTGAGAATGCATAGAGAACTGCtctaaaaaccaagaaaactgCCATGAAGTAGAAGAAGAACACCATAATTCAAGAACATAAAAAACAAGAGACGAATAACCTAGGAATATGGAAGATATCTAGTTAGCAGGGAAAGCTGAATTACCTCAAGCAAGCACCCAGAGGCAGGTACAGAATTCTGCACCTCAGTTCATCAAGCCTAACACCTGAAGAGAGATCCAAGGAACCAAGCGATTCACACCATGGCTCTCCTCGCAATTTGTCCCGTGTGCTCACCAAAGGGAGATgagagaaacaaagaaacaaagtgAGAAGGAGAAGGGCAGGGTGTGAGAGATGGTGTGTTCAGTTAAAGTGGCACCCCCACTGTGGTGTTTAATTATGGAAAGCAGAGGTTTGGTAAATTACTGGTAGGGGATGCAGGACAGTGCTCAGAAGTGGTACAAGAAAAGGATGTATCTGCACAAAAGAAACACAAGGGTATGCTGGTATACACTTcaacttttcttcttttctttttcttagtaCCATCACTACCAGCACCATCACCACCATCCAAGAAAAAGGCCATCCCAAGAGCAACAAAAAAGTAACTACAATTCTGTAAACAATTGAGCTGCTCATTCCTGGGTTAGCACTTGTTTATTCCTAGGATTAAGTGTGTTCTATCTACCCATCCAGTACAAAAATTATCTACTACACATGTTAGGGTTGGAAAAGAGAaagggaaggaaggaaggagaggaaaaggatgtGTGTGTAAGTTGGAGTTGTAGGGGACCAGTGAAGTGCCATGATATTTTTGTCAGGGGTGAGTCAAAATTTGTACCTTTTTCTCTTTGCGTTGCAGTGCGTTTGCAGCTGCTCTTGCGTAACATGCCTGCAATTTTTACTCATCCTTACGTACTTCTGTGGGCAGGGTTTCAATTAATCTAGTGTGCCAATGGTATGGTCATGAACAGTGCATGATTCAATTTCTTGTCAGAGAGCAGTTTGGAGGTGTAGctttttgccatttttttttcctctcactttcttctgcttctgctgcacAACATGCCTGCCTGCAAGTAAACTCCACTGGTTTTGTCCTTGCTGCACCTGCTATTCTCTGGATtcttttttatagataatgaAACTGGCGAACTGCTGTTCTATGATGGATCCCATGCAATGGTTGTGTACTCCAACAGTGCCTGCCATTCCCTTTGGATGGTTGGAAGGGGGACAGGGAAGGAAAGGGAAAGTTTACCCTGTGAGAATGTCATGGCATTGAGCAGAAGCTGTAGACTGCAATACTTCCATGCTTGAGATCTGAAATCTGTCTTGTACATACTGTAATGGAGTTGGCGTGTTTAGTGTTCATCTGGCAAGCAATGTTTGCTACTACTGTTCGCAGTAATGTAGTGATAGTATGAGCTCTGGAACTGAAAGAAGTACTTGCCTAGTTTCAAGGGTAGGCACAGGAAAAAGCTCATGATAATATCAATCGAATTCTGGAAACTTAGGTGGATAGAGACAAGCATATGCTCCTGGAAGATAATGAGTTGGATTAACAAGGGCTTGTCATGACTTTTCAGTTTGTCATGATATACAGATGCTTTACCAGctaaataggaaaaacaattttttttaaaaaaaataaaagaggaaGGAAGCCACCCATGTGCTTGACAAAAAGTACAAGATTGGTGAggcaaatgaagaaaaaaaggggaTCATAAGGCATGTAGAACTTTGAACAGAATCATGGCCTTTTATTCGTAGACTCTAAACGCCTAAACGGGCAAAAAGATAATGGCTGGACTTTGGAGACCACAAAGACTTACAAACAAAAGGCAAAAAGGATCGCGTAAAGTGATTGGATTGGATAGCTCACAAAATGCAAGAAATAAATAGATACAAAAAACACAATGGAAATGAAGACATATTCTATCTACCCTGAACGGTCGATGTTTGAATCAGTACAGCAAAGTAAATCATAACGCCTGACAAGAAGCTAAAGACATGCTTTGGATTGTTGATTTTGTGTggagttttttatttgtcttgtTTAAAATAACAATGCAACAAAAgtggcaattttttttattaaaattgatTCTGAAATCAAATCCTAAAGTTCAAATCAGCTCCAGAATACTCACACATCGTTGTATAGTTGAGCTACAGACACGACAAAAAATGTACTAAGAATTATAATTAGCTAAGGTAATATAGCGCACCTAACCTAAATATCTCTaccttaccaaaatttaatgataccagaatatttctaaattttgcGTTAGCAAATCTCGGTAATTTGGCACCAAGCCGAACATGGCCACGATATGCCGCATTAATATTCCGGGTGAAAATGTTTCCCAGTTTATCTTCCCTTTACCAAAGAATGATGCAGCCAGGAGAGCAAAATGAACAGAATTCCCTTATCACAGAGTTCACGACCCGTTAGTACGTTATACAAATCTGTACCTCTAATTATCTGAACGATATGTCACAAATTATAAGTGTGACACGTTAATTCAGGTAAAGACTCTCAATGAGCAGCTCTACATCAACTATCTCAGAAGCTAAACCCCAGAGTTTCAAACATCGCTTGGGGACTTTTACATAACATCTTACACAAgtgcaagaagaagaaaaaacataagagTACAGCAGCCGCGGCAACTGGAAGAAGAATCTGTAGCCATCATGTCAAACTCTATGATACAATTCTACCTCTCGGCCAAAAATCTAATAGCATACATGAATACCTCCTAATTATCGGACCTACCATGTCGCCTCCAATTTATCTGAAAATTCaaagaaattataaaaattaaaagaaaattataagaaattGTACTCTCTAATAGCAATGGCTGCTCTAAGTAATTATTCCTTACATCAGAAGTCAGAAAGTGATAAGTTACAGCCTTTCACTCTTTATACCAGTTTCCATTTGATTTCTCACCTTCAAGCTCTTTAAGCTTTTCCTACAATCATTAAAAACGccttaaatatatttcaaagtAAAGAATAAAACGTTAACTCCAGACTTATAAAACAAGGTGCATAAGTTCAGGACTTCAGGTGTGCTTATCAGTGAACTGATGCTTTTGAAATAGCAGCCTGTGAGGATTGAGTAATCTACCAGTCTGGTTTTCCTTTCTCATTCTTATTTGCAGCAAACTAAAAGTAGCAACTATTGTGGACTGCACTTTATATAAACTGTAGGATAGCAAAAGAACACAAATCTTACATGTAAATCTGTATTTTCTGAGGTCAAACTATTGCACTTCTCCTGAAGTTGTTTCAATTCTTCCTTAAGTGAACTGTTTTCCTGCTTTAGCAAATCAGCTCGATTGGCTACTTCTTCCCATTCAGCCTGTAGTATATTTCATTTGTTACAACAAATATAATGTACCAAAATGAAGGTCAAcggtaaatttatataaagtttaccaCAGAAATAACATTGTGTTGCTTATTTTGTCATATACATCCACTATCATAATAATGTAACCAGTAACTGCAACAGTTTCGATACCCTCATGCCCATACCAGCAAAAGGAGATATGGTTGGTAAACTAGTATAATGGGCAATggtatgcatgtatgtaagAAGCTAAGAACACAGCTCTTCTACATGTTCGAGAAGCAAAAAAGGAAGCCAAGAACAAAACTTTATGAACCAATCCACCCTTATATAACCAAAAGAGAATTGATCGAGAATATATACAGTCAACCTAATATTGTATTGGGAAGTTGTTTCCCAtgcttgcatatatatgcattactTCAGAAACAAATATGCAGTGTGTTCTAAAGATGTATCTCAAGAAAGTTAGAAAACCTCTCTACCCCTGTCGAAAATGTAGGTGCCATTTCTATGACTCACTGACTTGTCATTGAAGTGCACTTATCTATACTCTTACTCTCAACTAAGACACTGGTTCAGCAACAATGGTGTTATAATCCAAAGATATTTCAATTTTAAGAATAATTCTGGGTAAATCTTTTACTTGTCTTCTAGCAATTATGAAAAGAGAGCTGATGAAAATAACAAagaaaatcctctaaaattcaaaatcaactttggATTATAATCCAATGGAATGGAAGTAATAACACCAACATTATCCAGGGCTCTAGCATAGCATGCATACCACACAGGCTATGCATATTTAAGCATTATTCCCACCTGCAGTCAATTCAAATAAGCTCaaccttatctaaattcactGCTGATTAGGTTGAATCCAAGTTTTCCTCTCCTAGATTATCAGACTACCCAAAGATAGTAAGATGAGCAAATCACAGCTACATCATGCAAACCGGTGCAGAAACTACAGACCTGCTTGCGCAATCTTGAGCGCCGAGCTGATTCCCTATTTGATTGCTTCCGCTTTTGTCTCTTCAGTTCTCGCTCGTCCtacatttttttgttaaaaaaactcagaaaAAAGTGCTGGTTCCTGCAACACAGCAAAAACAAGAATAAACAAATCATGCAAAGTAACATACCTGTATGGCTGGATCACTGAGAACAATATCACGTGAATTTGATGAAGGAGCTGATGACGGTGCTGCAATTACTTTATTATGCATGGGTACTGAAGCAGGAGTACCCCAGTAATCCATTCCCGGGCCAGCCATGGGAGGAGGGACAGGCCAGTATGGCATCATAGGGTTAAGCACAACTGGCCCAGTAGACGCTTGTACGGGTTCAACTGCAGAGCTCTGAACAGTGGCTCCTTTGTTGCTAGCATCTGTACAATAAGGTAATTAGATTGAAGTCTATTATTACTACAAGAGAAAAGCTTCTTATGTCTTAACTAATATATTCATTCTTGTAACAAAAAGGCATAGTTTCACAATTTTATCcttcaaaaaacaaacaatggcTGGTTTAGAATATGTTTTCAGTACTATATTAGGGGGGAACCCCTTATATACCACCGGAGATATTCTCGATTAACCCCTTATATACCACTGGAAATATCATCATTCCTAACATGTCATCAGAATTTTGCTTGTACCAAATTTGCCACTCCAAATCCAAAGCCATACCCAATATGGCGTTGGCTGTCCCCTTCGCCCCTACATTTTGAAATAACTTTGGGGGATTAAACTGTAACTTATATCGTTTAACAGGTTAAAtaggggggtggggggggggctTCCTGAATTAGTCATACATGATGTTCTGCAAAATTTATTCCTTGAAATATCTAGTGTCTAATCAAAATGGAGCCATTCACAGAttgaaaatttctaaaatttcacTCAAGGAAACATTTACGGAATGGAAGCTTGCATTTGAATTTAATGGTACTATTTGGGCATGGATTTGGAATATGACCCAGGCCCAACGTAGAAACAGCATATTTAGCCATAAGTTTGCAATAGCAGCGGCATATTTGTGGCAAGCAAAATTCCATTGCCATATTTGCAATCAAGAGAAGCTTCCAGTAGTATACATGGAATTTCCATATACTAGAGAGGTTTTAATCCTACCATTACCCTGGTCATGCTCAGAACCTTCCTTCCTTGAACCCTGCAAGcaaattatacatatttgtCTTAGGTTAGCAAGAAAATAATCATATGAAgtaaaaaagatcaaaaaaGGCAGGGTAAAAGCATAGAGAATTTGGCGCATCCATCTACTTTGTTCATGAGCTAGAAGGCTATAGTGCATTTTGAAAGGAGAATGGAAGCATGGATATGCCcaatgtataaaaagaaaccaaacatgcatgcaacaaaaAGATTAGATCCATATACTATAAGTATTTGGTGCAGAAAGTAAGCTCCTAAGGCCTTCAGAATAATGCATGGATAATCAACACAACtgttaataataaaataaaataaactaatggCTATGGACAATGATTAAGAACTTTAATAGAAGGGATATTCATTCGATTTTTTGAA from Oryza brachyantha chromosome 3, ObraRS2, whole genome shotgun sequence carries:
- the LOC121053777 gene encoding zinc finger protein 4-like, which encodes MKSSSKAACQEPAGEEVSEISSQAASNNEPCDSSGKLSLDLSLTVAAAAAAGAASATESSTTDSGGTGPPAAAAREPARVFTCNYCQRKFFSSQALGGHQNAHRRERTLARRAVRLDAFPYGYADVASLPLYGAGLYPIGIQAHASVHHPGVAVPPAPAGRPDQLRPSARALLGPMPFVVHAGDEEASFGWPGSFRPPPTSATIPATTPAAASSAVNSGSYNLGGSVVVQAADDEPDLTLRL
- the LOC102720497 gene encoding protein TITANIA; the encoded protein is MFGDSDGSKEANPGAPASGADPPFPNRELTLSSYLCEKPTLASAGAGAGAGPSSPPNPAPATAAAAAGDDAKHCVERDFLHLSAPKRGDPPGDDSSVVGGKKPRLDSLQLSLSLNSDGPAPPSAQPQAPLASLLQPVPATDGDLRAAAAAAPAAPRRTYSATTARTHSINSDDMSYSYSIFSHNPSCSLTHNSTDIYAAGEGTNGSVHSRFNFRPMGDGSVAFATPPLKEGTSSFFPTELPARMAAAAAAASAGGSFDGGRGGLHASRPDKILRDIVSDSVAAMAHVLQDFPSERLELLREAVRSMIDSPEKRDELASLQRKLERRSDLTTETLGRANRTQLEILVAIKTGIATFVTGKGRVPSSELVEMFLLTRCRNLNCKSMLPVDDCDCKICSAKKGFCSACTCSVCYKFDCAANTCTWVGCDVCGHWCHVACALERNLIRPGPTLKGTIGTTEMQFQCLACSHSSEMFGFVKEVFNCCAENWNAETLMKELDFVRKIFAACEDFEGKGLHAKAEEVLSLLAKKIISPLDATNSILQFFKYGVTDYSVTGSKSKGILAAQTSQSTDVRSLQTPTITPPKSSFNFKTTTSILDSDALKPSPKPLSIEPHFSTASKEDDSSLETIVKCKEAEAKLFQKLADEARKEVDSYRQIVRSRTQKLEEEYAAKLAKLCFQEAEEKRRKKLEELKMLENSHYDYLKMKMRMQTDIQGLLERMEATKKMWV